GACGCGGCCGAGCGGCTGTTCCGCGAGCACGGGGTGGACGCGGTGTCCATGGACGCCATCGCCCGCGCGGCCGGCGTCGGCAAGGGCACGGTGTTCCGACGGTTCGGTGACCGGTCGGGCCTGGCCGCGGCGCTGCTGGACGAGCGGGAGCGGGCGCTGCAGGAGCTGATGCTCAGCGGCCCCCCACCGCTGGGCCCGGGGGCTCCGGCGGCCGAGCGCGCCGAGGCCTTCGTGCGCGCCTACCTGGCCCACCTGCGCCGGGCGTTGCCGGTGGTGCGGCTGTCGGAGACGGCCTCGCCCGGGGCCCGCTACCGCATCGGCAGCTACCGGCTGTGGCGGGCCCACCTGGCCGCGCTGGCCGGGGGCGCGCCGGACGCCCGCTACCGGGCCGAGGCCGTGCTGGCGCTGCTGGCCGCCGACCTGGTGACCGCCCAGCTCGCCGAGGGCGCCACCTGGGCGGACCTGGAGGAGGCGGCGGTGGCCGCGACCGGCCGGCTGCTGGCCTGCTGAGCCCGGCAGTGGCCGGCCGGGCCCGGGGACGCGCGGGTCCCGGGCCCGGCCGGCGCCGCCGTCAGGGCCGCGTCGCGGGGGAGGGGTAGTTCAGCGGCAGCAGCAGCGCCGGGTCGCTGATCGGCACCTCCCACACCGGCAGCGGGCCGTCCGGGTCCACGACCTCCCCGTCGCCGAGGAACTCGGCCACCTGCTGCTGGGCCTGCTGCGTCCCGGGGGAGAACCGGGGGTCGAGCAGGAAGCCGTGCGGGTTGAGGCCCGCCTGCGGCGTGCGGTCGTTGCGGTAGAGGCTCGTGCGCGACCACAGGTCCCCGGCGTCGACGACCGTGTAGGACGTCGGGTTGGGCACCGTCTGGTCCCCGAACGCCACCTGGAACACCACCCGCTCCGGCTCGATGAGCGGGGCGAAGGTCTCCGGGCTGCCGGCGCGGGACAGCCAGGTGGCCCGCGACAGGTACTCCTGGATCTCCACCGCGCCCGGCACGGTGACCGTCACCGGGCCCTCCCCGCGCAGCGGCATCTGCTCCTGGAACCGGTTGCGGGTCGGGTCGTCGCTGTTGAGCAGCCCGGCGGCCGCCAGGGCGGCCTCCGTCCCCGGCCGGAAGGCCGGCGACAGCCGAGCGATCTCGCTGATGGGGCCGCCGGGCACGTTGAGCACCGAGCGGGCGACGGTGGGGTCGGCGCCGGTGAGCATGGTGCCGTAGATGCCGCCGAAGCTCTGCCCGAAGTAGGTGACGTCCTCGCCGGACAGGTCGGCCGACCCGTCGGCGTCGACGTCGGTGCCGCCGACCGCACGCACCAGCGTCATGACGTCCGCGGCGGTCTGCCGCAGCGCGTCGCGGGACGTGGCCGGGGCGGCGTCGCCGGTCGCCGAGGAGCCCTCGGTGGTGCCGATGGTGCCGTCGCCGTTCTGCTCGACCCCGCGGCCGTAGGTGGGCAGTTCCGCGCTGCCAGCGGTGCTGGTGACCAGCCACCGGCTGTCCGGGCCCGTGCCGTGCCCGACGACGTTGGTGGCGACGGTGGCGATCCCGCTGAGGGCGTTGGTGGCCGCCGCGAGCAGGACGTCGGCGGTGGAGCGGGTGAAGCCGTGCCCGTAGACGGCGACCGGCCAGCCACCGTCCGGCGCCGGGCCGGGCGGGAGGACGGCGAGGAACGGCAGCTGCTCGGCGCCGACGGGCTTCGGGCCGGCGTCCCCGGTGGGGGTCTGCTCGATCGTGACGTCCTCGCCCAACCAGGACGGTGCCGCGAAGGAGCCGAAGGCCAGCCGGCTGGTCGGTGGCAGCTGGACCAGCGGCTGCGGAGCCGGTGCCGGGTCGGTCACGCCCTCGTCCCGGGCCCAGCTGAGGACCGTGCCGCCCACCGGGAACACGCCCTCGACCCGCAGGCCGCCGTCGACGATCCCGGCGACCGTGGCGGCCTCGCCGCTGTCGATCTGCCGGCGCAGGTCGAGCAGGCCGTCGGTGGCACTCATCGTCGTGAACGTCTCCTGGGCGCCCCTGCCCTTGCGGCCGGCGTCCACGGAGATCCGGTAGGTCGTGCCCGGCGCCAGCTGCTCGGCGGGGTGCGCGTAGAGGGTCTTCGTGGCCGGGTCCCAGACGACCCGGTCGACACCGGTGTGCCACCCGCCGTCGACCGCCTCGACCCGGACGCGCTGCGCGGCCGCGGCCGGGTCCACCGCCCGGTCGAAGCGGATGGCGATCCGCGGGTCGAGGTCGAAGCCGTCGAGCTCGTTGAGCTCGCGCACCAGGCCGCAGCGCACCGGCTGCCCGCAGTCGCCGGTGGGCAGCGCGACCCGGCGCCCGGTCAGCTGGGCCGGGTCGCGGACGGTCAGGTCGTTCGACGGGAACACCGAGACCGGCTGGGCGTTCGGTGACCCGGCTGCTGCCGGGGTCGCGGTGATGGTGAGGGTGGCCGTCATGGCCAGGACGCCGAGGACCGACGAGGTCGCCCGAGGCCAGCATCGTCGCTGCACAGGGATCTCCAAGCTGTGGGGACTCCCTTCCTAGCTCACCGTGATTGGGGTCACCACCGCGGGTGGCTGCCGGCGGACGGCGCCGGTGTCACCGCGCCGGCACGGACCCCGGTCGCGGCACGTCCGGCGCCGCGCCGTCCGGGGCGCTGTCGTAGCGCTCGCGGGCCGCGGCCATGGCGTCGACGTGCTGCTCCGACCAGGTCTTCAGGGCCTGCAGCACCGGCAGCAGGCTGCCGCCGAGGTCGGTGAGCCGGTAGTCGACGCGCACCGGCACCTCGGCGGTCACCGTGCGCTGCACCAGCCCCTCCCGCTCGAGGCTGCGCAGGGTCTGAGTGAGCATCTTCTGGCTCACCCCGGCGATCTCGCGGCGCAGCTCGCTGTAGCGCTTCGGCCGCTCACCGAGGGCCGAGACGACCAGGCCGACCCACTTGTCGCTGAGCACCGACAGCACGTGGCGGGCCGGGCAGGACGCGAGGAACGCGTCGTAGGCCTCCTTCGCCTCGGCGCGGTGCTGGGCGGCGGTGCGGGTGGTCATGGTCTCCTCCGCGGTACCAACGCACTTTCAGGTGCCTGCTCTCCGACAGGAAGCAGTATGCCCGCCGGGCTGCTCCCCCGGGCGACGGCGGGAGGGGCCTGCCGCCGACCGGGGAGGTGGCCATGCGTGCCGTGGTGGTGGAGGAGTACGGCGACCCGGAGGTGCTCCGGGTGGGAGAGGTGCCCGAGCCGACGCCGTCGGCGGGCCAGGTGCGGGTCCGGGTCCGGGCCGCGGCGGTGAACCCGGTGGACCTGGCGACCCGGTCCGGGGCGCTGGCCTCGTGGGTGCCGGCCGGTGCGTCCCGGCCGCTGGTGCTCGGGTGGGACGTCGCCGGGACGCTGGACGCCGTCGGTGCCGGCGTCACCGGCTGGTCGGTCGGTGACGAGGTGGTGGGCATGTCGGACTGGTTCGACGCGGGCGTCGGCACGCAGGCCGAGGCCGTCGTCCTGGGGGCGGACGTCCTGGCCGCCGCGCCGCGGGGTGTGGCGCCGGAGGTGGCCGCGACCCTGCCGCTCAACGCGCAGACCGCGGACCAGGCGCTGGACCTGCTGGACCTGCCGGCCGGAGCCACCGTGCTGGTGACCGGTGCCGCCGGTGGCGTGGGCGGCTTCGCCGTGTCGCTGGCGGCCGCGCGTGGCCTGGAGGTGGTCGCCGTGGCCGGAGCGGCCGACGCGGATCTGGTGACGGCGCGGGGCGCCGCGGTGCACCTGCCCTGGAGCGAGGACCTCACCGGTGCGCTGCGGCGGCTGCGGCCGGCCGGCGTGGACGGCGTGCTGGACGCGGCGGTGGTGGGCCCGTCGCTGGTGGGGGCGGTGCGCGACGCGGGGGCGTTCGTGTCGGTGCTCGACCCGGCCACGCCGGCCGGCGAGCGTGGGGTGCGCACGGCCAAGGTCAGCGTGCGCGGTGACGGCGAGCGGCTGGCGCGGCTGGCGCGGGCGCTGGAGGAGGGGCGGCTGCACACGTCGGTCGCCGAGGTGCTCCCCTTCGGCGGAGCCGCGGCCGCGCACGCCCGGCTGGCCGAGGGCGGGGTCCGCGGCCGCCTGGTGCTGACCCCGTGACCGGACGCCCTCGGTGACCCGGCGCCGGTGCCGGCCTGCTCGGGGCCGGCGCCGGCGCGGACCGGCCGGAGACGGGTCCGGTCGCGGCCGGCCACGACGAGCGGTGACGCGGGCGGTCAGTCCCCCACGGCGGGCCGTCCGGGGCCGCCGCCATCGCCGAGGAGGGCACGCGCGTAGCGCCTGCGGTACCAGCGCTGGGCGACGAGGGCGGCCGGGAAGACCAGGCGCCAGAGGCCCCGACCAGGGCGGGTCAGTGACCGGAGGGTGAGCCAGACGCTGCCGTCGGCGTCCCGGTGGACGACGAAGGCCTCCTCGCCGGTGACCGGGTGGCCGGGCAGGGTGCCGTAGGCGAACCCGCACCGGTCAGGGCGTTCGACCACCGCGACGACCCGCACCGGCTCGCGTACCCGGAGGGGGCCGATGCGGGCCACCAGCGTGAAGTCCTGTCCCTCTCCGACCCGGAGGTCGGTGCCGGAGACGGGCCGGACGTCGAAGCCACTCCGCGTCTTCACGCCCCAGTGCACGACCGCCACCGTGGCCAGCCGCCAGCACTCGTCCCCGCGCCCGATGCGGACTGAGCGCTCCAGTGCGCGGAACCCCGCCGGCCTGCGCGACCACGTCTCCTCCGCGGCGCAGGTCGCCCCCACGGCGGAGTAGCTGGTCACGGTCCCATCGTGGCAGGCCGACCGGGGTCGGTGCGCCCGCCGGCAGGTCGTGACACCCCTCGTCGAGGGCGAACCGGACCCCGTCGGACCCACAGCCGAGGGGTCAGTTGGCCATGTCGACGAAGCGGCTGTAGTGGCCCTGGAAGGCGACCGTGACGTTCGCCGTGGGGCCGTTGCGGTGCTTCACCAGCATGATGTCGGCCTCGCCGGCCCGCGGTGACTCCTTCTCGTACATGTCCTCGCGGTGGATCATCATGACCATGTCGGCGTCCTGCTCGATACTGTTCGAGACGACGATTCCGTCGGCCACGAAATTGTGAGTCCCGAGCACGGTGGCGTCGTAGACCTCCTCCTCGGCTCCCTTTTCCACGGAGACGATTCGATCCCAGTAGACGTCATTCACTGCATGAATCTCCAACTGCGCGTCGCCGAGGACGGCCGCGATACGGCCGAGGCGTTCCCGACTGAGGGCATGCCTCCCCCACCGTGAGTCGTCAAGGGAAGACCCCATGGCCGCAGCGAAGGCCCGGTGGCTCACACCCCGTTCCTCCAGCACCGTGCGAACGCGGTTCCACACTTCAGGTGGCACGGTGTCGGCCTTGGATCCTGCCGTGAGGTCCCGGACGATCGCGAGCAACTGCTCCGCGGCCACCCCCCGGGCACCGTGGACGCCGATCTCGCCGAGGAACCGGCGCTGGTCGTCGCAGCCACTGACGTCCAGGGTCCAGCCGTCCCGGTAGCCGCTCTTGCGCGTCCGGCGAATGCGGCAGGAGATGCCGAAGCGCAGCAGCAGCCGTGAGACACCGTCGACGAGCCGGCGGCTGGTCGACGCGTAGTACACGCGCCCGCCGCGACCGTTCTTGGTGACCGTGACGGAACCGTCGGTGGCCCACAGGTGGCGCAGGAAGAGCGCGATCTGGCTCTTGGGGAGCGAGAACACCGGCTCGGGCACGAACTTCTCGTGACTCCGCAGGCCAAACAGCCCGAGCTCGTCGAACCAGGCCGCGATCGGGTTGCGTCGGCCATGGGTGAGCCGGAAGGGCGCCGGCAGGCGCAGCGTGGTGCACCGGGCAGCGGCGTACTCGTCGCGCACCGCGATGACACCGAAGTGCAGCGCCGCGGTCGTCACCGCGCGCAGGTTCGCCTCGTCGACGGAGGCGTAGCGCAGCGGCTGTCGTCTGACGACGCTGCCATCGCCGATCATGTGGGCGAGCAGGACGACCTTCTCGTCCTCCCAGACGGTCATCCGGTCCGGCGCGGGCACGTGCCGCGGCACGGCGATGCGGTCACCTGCGGTGAGCTCACCGAGTGGCCGCCACCCGTCGTAGGTCAGGAACGGGTGGTTGGCCGTGGCCCGCACGGTCTTGCCCGAGGACGTGGTGAGCTGGAGCACCGGCTTGCGCCCGGTGGAGAAAGCGTGGGTGAGGTGCCGGCGCACGTACCGCAGCCCGTCGTCCAGCGCCCACACCGGGACGTCCCTGGCGCCGGTCTCGACCAACTCTCCGATGGTCACCTCAGCGCCCGTGTCGGCGCGCAGGACGCGCGTGTCGGCGGTCAGGCAACCGGACTCGCGGAGGTCGGAAAGCATCGGCTTCTTGTCCTGGCGCTGCTCGGACCCGCGGTTCAACTGGCTCATCGCGATGACCGGGACGTCCAGTTCCTTGGCCAGCAGCTTGAGCGCGCGGGAGAACTCCGAGACCTCCTGCTGGCGGCTCTCGACGCGCTTGCCCGACGTCATGAGCTGCAGGTAGTCGATCACCACCAGCTTGAGGTCGTTGCGCTGCTTGAGCCGCCGCGCCTTGGCCCGGATCTCCATCATCGTCATGTTCGGCGAGTCGTCGATGTAGAGCGGGGCGTCGGCGATCTCCCCCATCCGGCGGGCCAGCCGCGACCAGTCCTCGTCCGACAGCGTGCCGGCCCGCATGTGGTGCAGCGGCACCTTCGCCTCCGCCGACAGCAGCCGCATGGTGATCTCGTGCTTGCTCATCTCCAGCGAGAAGATGCAGGTGGCCAGCTGGTGCTTGACCGTCGCCGACCGGGCGATGTCCAGCCCGAGCGTGGAGTTGTGCGTCGGGATGAAGCTGCGCCCGGCGAGGAAGAGCGAATCCGCCGCGTCGACCTGGATGCAGCGCACCGGCACGCTGTCGATCCGCCGGACGTCAGTGACGAAGCGGACCTCGCGGTGGGGCGAGCCGCCGGTGCGGTGTCCCTTGTGCGCGAGCTGCTTGCGCTGCAGCCAGAAGACCTCGTCGTCGGTGCTGAAGGCCACCTCCCCGTCGCCGCTCACCTGTACGTGGTGGCCGAGGCTCGTGACCAGCTCGCACACGTCGTCGCACAGGCCGGGCTGCGGGACGACGAGCTGCACCGTCCCGGAGTCCGACACGGTCCCGCCGGCGTCCAGGAGACCGGCCAGCAGGGCTCGCCGCTGCGCGATCGAGGCCCGCAGGTGGCCGGCCGGGATCCGCCCGGCGTGCGCGACGGCAGCCAGCGCGGACCCGTCCGTCGACGCTCCGACCTCGCCGTGCGCGTACATGGCGATCTCGGGGTCCAGCTCGGCCCACTCGGCCGCGGACGGCGCGCCGAGCTGCACGCCGACCGCGTACGGCGGCGGATCCAGTGGTGTCTCGGGCAGGACCAGCGGCGCGGCCACCGTGACGGCGTGGGCAGGCCCACCGGCGTCGTTCAGCGTCCGTGCGATCTCCTCGGTGGTGCGGACCCCGGGGACGCCCGATCGGCCGCCGCCCCGGGTCTCGGTCAGCCACTGGTGCGCGGCGTCGGCGACG
This window of the Geodermatophilus sp. DSM 44513 genome carries:
- a CDS encoding TetR/AcrR family transcriptional regulator produces the protein MPAQVSGPRSASSRELLPEPPRERADAARNRRRVLDAAERLFREHGVDAVSMDAIARAAGVGKGTVFRRFGDRSGLAAALLDERERALQELMLSGPPPLGPGAPAAERAEAFVRAYLAHLRRALPVVRLSETASPGARYRIGSYRLWRAHLAALAGGAPDARYRAEAVLALLAADLVTAQLAEGATWADLEEAAVAATGRLLAC
- a CDS encoding helix-turn-helix domain-containing protein: MTTRTAAQHRAEAKEAYDAFLASCPARHVLSVLSDKWVGLVVSALGERPKRYSELRREIAGVSQKMLTQTLRSLEREGLVQRTVTAEVPVRVDYRLTDLGGSLLPVLQALKTWSEQHVDAMAAARERYDSAPDGAAPDVPRPGSVPAR
- a CDS encoding NADP-dependent oxidoreductase, with the translated sequence MRAVVVEEYGDPEVLRVGEVPEPTPSAGQVRVRVRAAAVNPVDLATRSGALASWVPAGASRPLVLGWDVAGTLDAVGAGVTGWSVGDEVVGMSDWFDAGVGTQAEAVVLGADVLAAAPRGVAPEVAATLPLNAQTADQALDLLDLPAGATVLVTGAAGGVGGFAVSLAAARGLEVVAVAGAADADLVTARGAAVHLPWSEDLTGALRRLRPAGVDGVLDAAVVGPSLVGAVRDAGAFVSVLDPATPAGERGVRTAKVSVRGDGERLARLARALEEGRLHTSVAEVLPFGGAAAAHARLAEGGVRGRLVLTP
- a CDS encoding DUF1990 family protein — its product is MTSYSAVGATCAAEETWSRRPAGFRALERSVRIGRGDECWRLATVAVVHWGVKTRSGFDVRPVSGTDLRVGEGQDFTLVARIGPLRVREPVRVVAVVERPDRCGFAYGTLPGHPVTGEEAFVVHRDADGSVWLTLRSLTRPGRGLWRLVFPAALVAQRWYRRRYARALLGDGGGPGRPAVGD
- a CDS encoding replicative DNA helicase; translation: MEDLPVAVADDFSRPTPTAPAYDRQPPQDVAAEQSVLGGMLLSKDAIADVVEVLSGTDFYRPAHQVIFDCVLDLYGRGEPADAITVAAELNRTDQLSKMGGAVYLHTLIQSTPTAANAGYYAAIVAEQAVLRRLVEAGTRVVQLGYGAAGGKGDVDDIVDRAQQEIYDVTEKRMSEDYSRLEDVLQPTMDELDAIASRGGTARGVPTGIRDLDELTNGLQGGQMVVIAARPGVGKALALDTPIATPTGWTTMGEVAVGDRVMGADGRPTTVVAATGVMTGRPCYEVHFSDGSVLVADAAHQWLTETRGGGRSGVPGVRTTEEIARTLNDAGGPAHAVTVAAPLVLPETPLDPPPYAVGVQLGAPSAAEWAELDPEIAMYAHGEVGASTDGSALAAVAHAGRIPAGHLRASIAQRRALLAGLLDAGGTVSDSGTVQLVVPQPGLCDDVCELVTSLGHHVQVSGDGEVAFSTDDEVFWLQRKQLAHKGHRTGGSPHREVRFVTDVRRIDSVPVRCIQVDAADSLFLAGRSFIPTHNSTLGLDIARSATVKHQLATCIFSLEMSKHEITMRLLSAEAKVPLHHMRAGTLSDEDWSRLARRMGEIADAPLYIDDSPNMTMMEIRAKARRLKQRNDLKLVVIDYLQLMTSGKRVESRQQEVSEFSRALKLLAKELDVPVIAMSQLNRGSEQRQDKKPMLSDLRESGCLTADTRVLRADTGAEVTIGELVETGARDVPVWALDDGLRYVRRHLTHAFSTGRKPVLQLTTSSGKTVRATANHPFLTYDGWRPLGELTAGDRIAVPRHVPAPDRMTVWEDEKVVLLAHMIGDGSVVRRQPLRYASVDEANLRAVTTAALHFGVIAVRDEYAAARCTTLRLPAPFRLTHGRRNPIAAWFDELGLFGLRSHEKFVPEPVFSLPKSQIALFLRHLWATDGSVTVTKNGRGGRVYYASTSRRLVDGVSRLLLRFGISCRIRRTRKSGYRDGWTLDVSGCDDQRRFLGEIGVHGARGVAAEQLLAIVRDLTAGSKADTVPPEVWNRVRTVLEERGVSHRAFAAAMGSSLDDSRWGRHALSRERLGRIAAVLGDAQLEIHAVNDVYWDRIVSVEKGAEEEVYDATVLGTHNFVADGIVVSNSIEQDADMVMMIHREDMYEKESPRAGEADIMLVKHRNGPTANVTVAFQGHYSRFVDMAN